In Mya arenaria isolate MELC-2E11 chromosome 1, ASM2691426v1, the genomic stretch AATTCCTAACAAGAcgtgagacaactgtttcagctgtacttgttttaattaaatacatgaGCATATCATCAACTAGTTCAccattaaaagttaacaacgatgtcgttaattccgttgttaacttaaacaaagttctgaacaatccaGCCAATAGGTCGAAAGATAAGAACTTTatcaaagttaacaacgttgtaaaTGGgttcgttgttaactttaaaaggtgaaatatttaatggtgtgcttatatatttaaaaaaaactaaagctATAACAGCTGTCtcaatatgttcataaaatacTTCAGATCATTAGAAGGTCAATTCAATATTCTGAGTAATAAAGATTTTGGAGTTAACAACGGTCacattaacaacgttgttaactatagcaaagttctgaacaatcggtccaATTGTAGAGAAAAAGCAGCCCCCGCCATTCAGTATCAGTAATATCTAGTTCAGTTTTGTAATCATGTATATTTTGCcgtttaattgttgttttatagtctataaccactgcattcaccatttgtttgtatgtacatgaacaattattgtaaacaatCATTAACTGGAAAGTTGTATCAATGTGATTTCCGTGGAGATAATATTATCAGATGTTTAATCTCAATTTGATCATTTGGACTGTATCGATACTatcgaaaataatattatatttcaatggtCAGTTAATGAATACTAATTAAACTAGTATTTCAATAAACAGATACATGATTAATGAAGACATATTATAGAAAGTACATGGAGCTGTTGTATCATAACTtgcttatcaaataaaaataattgtcaaatgaAATACTCAGAATAGCGTGTGTTTGCATATAACTAcgattaattttcattttactttatttatgatatctttcaccaacaaaaacatgttgtcaaaaattaatttatcaaaacaagagCAATCACAGGGACAGCACGCTCAACTATTCCGCGCCTTATAAGCTTAAGAATTGCAGTCTTTGCAAAATAGTGTTAGCTTACTTAATCATTTAAGTAGGTTTGATCGTTGAGCAccgttgtataaagtctcaatgcaatataccaagtagttgctgagatatcaaccTAAGTGTAAATACATGCAAACtcgtaaccagaatttcttgGGCGAATAACAAAGGCCGATAATTTGCATCACATTCAAAGTATtattatctaacttcattaagtAAGCACGTTGGCTAGTAGGGAACAtgtatctaaagtttcaatgcaatccAAACGTGCtttcatgcaaaaccttaaccaatgTGTAAAGCCGACGACGACGCCATGGTAAGCAGTACAGCTCTCACTTTTCTTCGACTAGTCGTTCTTAAAACAGTGCGACTTaacataaatcaaacaaataaaactatttgatttttggtttattcttatttcatgCCATTAGATAATCCTCGTGCAAGCTTATGGAGGGATAGCGCAGTTAGGATCCTGCATACAGTGGTTCCAGTAAGCATGTTGCTGTTGCACATAGGCTTCGTCATAGCACCGCATTGGAGGGCAGCATACTCCGCTCACAGGTCGGTAGCATGCCAGACCTGCGCAgaatacagaaaaaacaacGTTATATACGGAGTAAATCACGGATTCGGAGAAAACAACGGTATATCCGGGGAAAAAAACGGTGTATATTGGGAAAACGACGGATGCGGAGAAAACAACGGTATATCCGGGGGAAAAACGGTATATATTGGGAAAACGACGGATGCGGAGAAAACAACGTTATATACGGAGTAAATCACGGATTCGGAGAAAACAACGGTATATCCGGGGAAAAAACGGTATATATTGGTAAAACGACGGATGCAGAGAAAACAACGGTATATAGGGAGAAAACGATGGTAAATAGGgagaaaacaacaatatgtaGGGAGAAAATCGGTATATAGGGAGAAAACAACGGTATATAACAACGGTATATAGGGAGAAAACAACGGTATGTAGGGAGAAAACAACGGTATATAGGGAGAAAACAACGGTATATAACAACGGTATATAGGGAGAAAACAACGGTATATAACAACGGTATATAGGGAGAAAACAACGGTATATAACAACGGTATGTAGGGAGAAAACAACGGTATGTAGGGAGAAAACAACGGTATATAGGGAGAAAACAACGGTATATAACAACGGTATATAGGGAGAAACCAACGGTATATAACAACGGTATATAGGGAGAAAACAACGGTATATAACAACGGTATGTAGGGAGAAAACAACGGTATATAGGGAGAAAACAACGGTATATAACAACGGTATATAGGGAGAAAACAACGGTATATAACAACGGTATGTAGGGAGAAAACAACGGTATATAGGGAGAAAACAACGGTATATAGGGAGAAAACAACGGTATATAACAACGGTATATAGGGAGAAAACAACGGTATGTAACGGTATGTAGGGAGAAAACAACGGTATGTAGGGAGAAAACAACGGTATGTAGGGAGAAAACAACGGTATATAGGGAGAAAACAACGGTATATAGGGAGAAAACAACGGTATATAACAACGGTATATAGGGAGAAAACAACGGTATATAGGGAGAAAACAACGGTATATAGGGAGAAAACAACGGTATGTAGGGAGAAAACAACGGTATATAGGGAGAAAACAACGGTATATAGGGAGAAAACAACGGTATATAACAACGGTATATAGGGAGAAAACAACGGTATGTAGGGAGAAAACAACGGTATATAGGGAGAAAACAACGGTATATAACAACGGTATGTAGGGAGAAAACAACGGTATATAGGGAGAAAACAACGGTATGTAGGgagaaaacagaaaacaacggTATATAGGGAGAAAACAACGGTATATAACAACGGTATGTAGGGAGAAAACAACGGTATGTAGGGAGAAAACAACGGTATATAGGGAGAAAACAACGGTATATAACAACGGTATATAGGGAGAAAACAACGGTATGTAGGGAGAAAACAACGGTATATAGGGAGAAAACAACGGTATATAGGGAGAAAACAACGGTATATAACAACGGTATATAGGGAGAAACCAACGGTATATAACAACGGTATATAGGGAGAAACCAACGGTATATAACAACGGTTTATACGGAGAAAACAACGGTATGTAGGGAGAAAACAACGTTGTATATGGGGAAAACGATGGTATATACGGGGAAAACGATGGTAAATAGGgagaaaacaacaatatgtaGGGAGAAAATCGGTATATAGGGAGAAAACAACGGTATGTAACAACGGTATATAGGGAGAAAACAACGGTATGTAGGGAGAAAACAACGGTATGTAGGGAGAAAACAACGGTATATAACAACGGTATATAGGGAGAAAACAACGGTATATAACAACGGTATATAGGGAGAAAACAACGGTATGTAGGGAGAAAACAACGGTATATAACAACGGTATATAACAACGGTATATAGGGAGAAAACAACGGTATATAACAACGGTATATAACAACGGTATATAGGGAGAAAACAACGGTATATAGGGAGAAAACAACGGTATATAACAACGGTATATAGGGAGAAAACAACGGTATATAACAACGGTATATAGGGAGAAAACAACGGTATATAGGGAGAAAACAACGGTATATAACAACGGTATATAGGGAGAAAACAACGGTATGTAGGAAACAACGGTATGTAGGGAGAAAACAACGGTATGTAGGGAGAAAACAACGGTATATAGGGAGAAAACAACGGTATATAACAACGGTATATAGGGAGAAACCAACGGTATATAACAACGGTATATAGGGAGAAACCAACGGTATATAACAACGGGTTATACGGAGAAAACAACGGTATATAACAACGGTATATAGGGAGAAAACAACGGTATGTAGGGAGAAAACAACGGTATATAGGGAGAAAACAACGGTATATAACAACGGTATATAGGGAGAAACCAACGGTATATAACAACGGTATATAGGGAGAAACCAACGGTATATAACAACGGTTTATACGGAGAAAACAATGGTATATAACAACGGTATATAGGGAGAAAACAACAGTATGTAGGAAACAACGGTATGTAGGgagaaaacaacaatatataggGAGAAAACAACGGTATTTAACAACGGTATATAGGGAGAAAACAACGGTATTTAACAACGGTATACACGAAGAAAATAGCGGTATATAGAGAGAAAACAACGGTATTAAGGGAGAACACAACGGTATATACGAAGAAAACAACGGTATATAACAACGGTATACGGAGAATACAACGGTATATACGGAGATAACAACGGTCTATAACAACGGTATTTAGGGAGAAAACAACGTTATATACGAGGAAAGGACGGTATAGACGGGAAAAACAACGGTATATACGAGGAAAACGACGGTATAGACGGGAAAAACAACGGTATATACGAAGAAAATGGTATTTAGGGAGAAAACAAAGGTTTATACGAGGAAAACAACGGTTTTTTACGGAGAAAACAACGGTATATTGGGAGGAAACATTAAACCACAACAATTAATAAAGAGTAGTACCATTAATTTTAAGAACTTCTTCTACTGATATACTGGAATACATAGGAGTATTTTTGTCGATGTAAAATGGCCACGGTGTTGGGTCTGTCCCGAACCTTGCCGGACATGGCCGAGTGGTAAcaattgcccccccccccaccccctctcCTCACCCCCTATTCATATTCCTTGTTTCGTTATACATAACGGAATTTAAAGGTAGTGACATAtgattacatataaataaaaacgtgGAAAAACTTCCCGACCTGTATCACATTTGCACGAGGAATCGCAGACCTCGCCTTTCTGCGCTTTCTTCATGCTGCACGTGCCGTTCTCATGCCCATCTCCCATAAACACCGGCCCAAAACCTCCCATTGGCTCATCCGATACCACGTGACCGTCTGTTGCCCGGCAACACATATCCTGTCCGCACATGTAGGAGTTCGTACATGATGTCGATGACACTGTTGCCCCGTGGGCGGCGCCTAGCGCTAGCTGGTAATGGGATAATGATTATTCATATATTGATGGTAAGCTTGCTTATAATGATATTAGTTCTTGGAGATGGGAGAGTGACATTTAACCTGCTTAGTTACGACTCTTGATCCTAAACCCGTATTGATGGATAAAACGTGTTTCAGCTCTTGTAGATCGAAGAATGGGAGGTAACTCTTGAAGTAAGGGGAGTGAATAGTATTTTAACTCAAggtaatggggggggggggaggggctaTTTAAGTAAGTGAAACTGTAGTTTCacataaaagcatttttttttaaaatgattgctttTCGAAAAAGccaaaactgttaaaacttgTCAAATAGAATCCATAGATAGACAAAATTCGTTAGCTCTTTTTCAAggggtgtgtgttttttttttcaaataaaagttcATTACAAGATCATAAATAAAAAGATCGCCAACGGTTACACCATCAATAAACATCTTCATATCCGCAATTTTCATAGATTCATTATAATGTACACTTAAGACCTGAAGAATTGTTTGTATTTactaacacaaaataaatggtaatgCAACTGTGTCGCCTCAAACCGTTTATatttgtaagtacatactaacatcTTTAAccataacaaacaaaacaaaaataaatgtcttacCAATCCTATGAGGGCGAACATCATTTCTAAAAGTATTtctgttttaaagtttaaagtcaTGTGCTTATAAATTAGTTCAGCAATCTTATCTGTGATCTATATTTAATAGTTGACCTTATTTATAAAGCTTATCACCCATCTTCAAACGGCTTGTTCCAATTTCAGACATAATGCCGTCAACAAGCTACATTATTCATCTAACGACAGTGATTTACTCTctatatgatattatatatcaataatttgaGGTATAAACAacagctgtcacagtatgtgacaaatgcccccgaatgttACATCAACCTTTGA encodes the following:
- the LOC128240600 gene encoding uncharacterized protein LOC128240600, translated to MTLNFKTEILLEMMFALIGLLALGAAHGATVSSTSCTNSYMCGQDMCCRATDGHVVSDEPMGGFGPVFMGDGHENGTCSMKKAQKGEVCDSSCKCDTGLACYRPVSGVCCPPMRCYDEAYVQQQHAYWNHCMQDPNCAIPP